ATGCGGACTGCATCGATCCGCTGGCGCATCATATGCTGATGCTCGAGCGAATTTTCAGCGAAGCGGAAGACTTCGATCTGATTCATTTTCACATCGATTATTTGCACTTTCCGATGAGCCGGCGCTCACAAGTTCCGACCGTGACAACGCTGCATGGCCGGCTCGATCTTCCCGACTTGGTTCCGCTCTATAAAGAATTCAGCGAAATGCCTCTGGTATCGATTTCCGATGCCCAGCGCAAGCCGCTGGCATGGGCGAACTGGCTGGGAACAGTTCATCACGGGATGCCGCCAAAGTCTCTGCCTTTCAATCCGGATGGCGGTGAGTACCTGGCCTTTCTCGGGCGCATTTCTCCGGAAAAAGGCCTGGATCGTGCCATCGAAATTGCGTCCCGTGCGGGAATGAAGTTAAAAGTGGCAGCGAAGATTGACCGCGCGGACCAGCGTTATTTTGAGCGCACCATTGAGCCGCTGTTGAACAATCCGCTCATTGAGTTTGTGGGCGAAGTGGGCAATTCGGAGAAAGGCGAGTTCCTCGGCAACGCAACGGCCCTGTTGTTTCCTATCGATTGGCCGGAGCCGTTTGGCCTGGTTATGATCGAAGCCCTGGCTTGCGGGACGCCGGTCATCGCGTTTCCGCATGGGTCGGTTCCTGAGATCATCCTCGATGGTGTCGCCGGTTTTCTGGTAAACGATATCGACGAAGCGGTAGAGGCGGTAAACCGGATCGATGCAATTGACCGCCGCGACTGCCGCCGACATTTTGAACGCAACTTCACCGATAAACGTATGACCTGCAACTATCTTGACATTTACCAACAGTTGGTGAACCCGGATTTGGTCAACCCGGACTCAGCGAATCCAGACTTGGTTAGCCAAGAGTTGATGAGCTCCGATTTAGTGAGCCGAAATTTGGTGAGCCCAGATTTGGTCAACCCAGATTTGGTTAGAGCCGCGCCGCAGTCGGCGCTCCAAAAGGGAGTGTTGAAGTGGATCGAAGTGGAATCGTCCACCCCCAGTACTACATAGCGACTACCTCGTCTCCCGTTGATGATCGGGCCCGTGTACTGAAATATGGCAGGATGTTTTTCGTATTCGACCGGTTGGGGGACGTGCAGACGTCGGGACTGGGCGAGGAAGGTGTTTTCTACGATGGCATGCGCCATCTTTCGGAGCTCTCCCTGAATCTCTGGGGCGCGCGGCCGCTGCTGTTGAGTTCGACGGTGGCGACGAATAATTTTCTCTTCACCGCCGATCTTTCCAATCTCGACGTATTTCACGACGACCAAATTGCGATTCATCGCGGTGCATTGCATGTGGTTCGTTCGCGATTTTTGTGGCGCGACTCCTGTTTCGAGAGGGTTCTTTTCGTGAATCATGGTCTCGAAGAGATGGAAGTTCCGGTGCGCTTTGGGTTCGATGCCGACTTTGCCGACGTTTTCGAGGTCCGGGGCACGCTGCGGGAGCGACGCGGACGACGGCTGGAAGATCGAGTCTCAGACAGTTCGGTCCTCCTTTCTTATGAAGGACTCGACCGCGTGCTCCGCCAAACTTCAGTTCGGAGCGACCTCACGCCGGTGCGCGCTTTCCCGACCGCGCTGGAATTCGAATTAACTCTGCGGCCAAAGGAACGCATACCGCTGCAAGTGGTGGTCTCGTGCGAGCCCGAGAAAAGCGCTTCCGTCGGGTATACGGAGGCATTTTCTTCGGCGAGTTCCGAACTGGCAGCCGTAGCCGGAGAATTTCCCCAAATCACGAGCTCGAACTCCCGCTTCAGCGACTGGATTGCGCGCTCGATGTCCGACCTGCAAATGATGATTGCAGGGAATCCTGAACGCAACTATCCCTACGCGGGAGTTCCCTGGTTCAGCACAGTTTTTGGGCGGGATGGCATCATTACCGCTCTGCAAACGCTTTGGCTGAATCCGGAGATCGCCAAGGGCGTGCTGG
Above is a window of Candidatus Sulfotelmatobacter sp. DNA encoding:
- a CDS encoding glycosyltransferase family 4 protein, translating into MRIAQVAPLYESVPPRLYGGTERVVSWLTEKLVALGHDVTLFASGDSMTRARLVPACKKALRLDADCIDPLAHHMLMLERIFSEAEDFDLIHFHIDYLHFPMSRRSQVPTVTTLHGRLDLPDLVPLYKEFSEMPLVSISDAQRKPLAWANWLGTVHHGMPPKSLPFNPDGGEYLAFLGRISPEKGLDRAIEIASRAGMKLKVAAKIDRADQRYFERTIEPLLNNPLIEFVGEVGNSEKGEFLGNATALLFPIDWPEPFGLVMIEALACGTPVIAFPHGSVPEIILDGVAGFLVNDIDEAVEAVNRIDAIDRRDCRRHFERNFTDKRMTCNYLDIYQQLVNPDLVNPDSANPDLVSQELMSSDLVSRNLVSPDLVNPDLVRAAPQSALQKGVLKWIEVESSTPSTT